In Kryptolebias marmoratus isolate JLee-2015 linkage group LG20, ASM164957v2, whole genome shotgun sequence, a genomic segment contains:
- the LOC108239620 gene encoding uncharacterized protein LOC108239620 isoform X2 — MEGGARCRMWQTIAATVLLCSLALCLTYFSLHRISKVDKQDEDISEALEAMKGSILFNEKQLKYSSDSAAATGNDASAQSDYEEDNMAEAAWRLLNASLQCGSDEFRLKAMGPGAADLQLEMDNEERLPLIQVPKECGFTVKQTALGLVVIVPYDGCSVKQENGTFTLLLKWREDNVKITCTVLEMPDTPAASESLQQPSETASSLMPQSLHRSKRHLRWPPMYYPCSPNQRFPLCLYTPPPPPPPTTTTTTTTAEPTYPPLINPYYLHKLLALYPIYESYEHHLNMDPQQMLKRMAKKNPGWKLLHMYVNSQKPSHPFQHMFERHPRTTTTVPTTKKRKTTPCPTTTTTTASSGNGCTGFWRQLTSFHKPRPRVSFDSQDYLQFMPEENYMSGSQSQDVADSFWESFPLMHYSSK, encoded by the exons atGGAAGGTGGAGCACGGTGCAGGATGTGGCAAACCATAGCAGCCACAGTGCTCCTGTGTTCTTTAGCCCTGTGTTTGACCTATTTTAGCTTGCATAGAATATCTAAAGTAGATAAACAAGATGAGGACATTAGTGAAGCTTTAGAAGCAATGAAAGGAAGTATTCTCTTTAATGAGAAACAGCTTAAGTACAGTTCAGATTCTGCTGCTGCTACAGGAAATGATGCCTCAGCACAATCTGATTATGAAG AAGATAACATGGCTGAAGCAGCATGGAGACTACTGAATGCGTCACTTCAGTGTGGCAGTGATGAGTTTAGACTTAAAGCCATGGGACCTGGTGCTGCTGATCTGCAACTTGAAATGG ACAATGAGGAGCGTTTGCCTCTAATCCAGGTTCCCAAAGAGTGTGGTTTCACAGTGAAGCAGACTGCATTGGGACTTGTTGTAATTGTTCCTTATGATGGCTGCAGTGTCAAACAGGAG aatggAACCTTTACTTTGCTGTTGAAATGGAGGGAGGATAATGTTAAAATAACCTGCACCGTGTTGGAAATGCCTGATACCCCAGCTGCTTCAGAGTCTTTACAACAGCCTTCGGAAACTGCGTCGTCCCTCATGCCACAGAGCCTCCACCGCTCCAAACGACACCTCAGATGGCCTCCCATGTATTACCCTTGCTCTCCAAACCAGCGTTTCCCTCTGTGTTTGtacactcctcctcctccaccaccacctactacaaccaccaccaccactactGCTGAACCAACATACCCTCCTCTCATCAATCCTTACTACTTGCACAAGCTACTTGCACTTTACCCCATCTATGAGAGCTACGAACACCATCTTAACATGGATCCGCAACAAATGCTGAAACGTATGGCTAAAAAGAATCCAGGTTGGAAACTGCTCCACATGTATGTAAACTCTCAAAAGCCTTCTCACCCCTTTCAGCATATGTTTGAAAGGCATCCACGCACAACCACCACAGTCCCGACTACAAAGAAGAGGAAGACTACACCGTGCCCCACTACTACGACGACAACAGCCTCCAGTGGCAAC GGCTGTACAGGCTTTTGGAGACAGCTTACTTCCTTCCACAAACCCCGTCCAAGAGTTTCATTTGACAGCCAAGATTATCTGCAATTCATGCCAGAAGAAAACTACATGTCTGGATCCCAGTCTCAGGATGTTGCGGACTCCTTCTGGGAGTCATTTCCCTTGATGCATTACAGCTCCAAATGA
- the LOC108239620 gene encoding uncharacterized protein LOC108239620 isoform X1: MEGGARCRMWQTIAATVLLCSLALCLTYFSLHRISKVDKQDEDISEALEAMKGSILFNEKQLKYSSDSAAATGNDASAQSDYEEDNMAEAAWRLLNASLQCGSDEFRLKAMGPGAADLQLEMDNEERLPLIQVPKECGFTVKQTALGLVVIVPYDGCSVKQENGTFTLLLKWREDNVKITCTVLEMPDTPAASESLQQPSETASSLMPQSLHRSKRHLRWPPMYYPCSPNQRFPLCLYTPPPPPPPTTTTTTTTAEPTYPPLINPYYLHKLLALYPIYESYEHHLNMDPQQMLKRMAKKNPGWKLLHMYVNSQKPSHPFQHMFERHPRTTTTVPTTKKRKTTPCPTTTTTTASSGNNCPGIWRQLVPFHKPRPRVSFDSQDYLQFMPEENYMSGSQSQDVADSFWESFPLMHYSSK, translated from the exons atGGAAGGTGGAGCACGGTGCAGGATGTGGCAAACCATAGCAGCCACAGTGCTCCTGTGTTCTTTAGCCCTGTGTTTGACCTATTTTAGCTTGCATAGAATATCTAAAGTAGATAAACAAGATGAGGACATTAGTGAAGCTTTAGAAGCAATGAAAGGAAGTATTCTCTTTAATGAGAAACAGCTTAAGTACAGTTCAGATTCTGCTGCTGCTACAGGAAATGATGCCTCAGCACAATCTGATTATGAAG AAGATAACATGGCTGAAGCAGCATGGAGACTACTGAATGCGTCACTTCAGTGTGGCAGTGATGAGTTTAGACTTAAAGCCATGGGACCTGGTGCTGCTGATCTGCAACTTGAAATGG ACAATGAGGAGCGTTTGCCTCTAATCCAGGTTCCCAAAGAGTGTGGTTTCACAGTGAAGCAGACTGCATTGGGACTTGTTGTAATTGTTCCTTATGATGGCTGCAGTGTCAAACAGGAG aatggAACCTTTACTTTGCTGTTGAAATGGAGGGAGGATAATGTTAAAATAACCTGCACCGTGTTGGAAATGCCTGATACCCCAGCTGCTTCAGAGTCTTTACAACAGCCTTCGGAAACTGCGTCGTCCCTCATGCCACAGAGCCTCCACCGCTCCAAACGACACCTCAGATGGCCTCCCATGTATTACCCTTGCTCTCCAAACCAGCGTTTCCCTCTGTGTTTGtacactcctcctcctccaccaccacctactacaaccaccaccaccactactGCTGAACCAACATACCCTCCTCTCATCAATCCTTACTACTTGCACAAGCTACTTGCACTTTACCCCATCTATGAGAGCTACGAACACCATCTTAACATGGATCCGCAACAAATGCTGAAACGTATGGCTAAAAAGAATCCAGGTTGGAAACTGCTCCACATGTATGTAAACTCTCAAAAGCCTTCTCACCCCTTTCAGCATATGTTTGAAAGGCATCCACGCACAACCACCACAGTCCCGACTACAAAGAAGAGGAAGACTACACCGTGCCCCACTACTACGACGACAACAGCCTCCAGTGGCAACAACTGTCCAGGCATTTGGAGACAGCTTGTTCCCTTCCACAAACCCCGTCCAAGAGTTTCATTTGACAGCCAAGATTATCTGCAATTCATGCCAGAAGAAAACTACATGTCTGGATCCCAGTCTCAGGATGTTGCGGACTCCTTCTGGGAGTCATTTCCCTTGATGCATTACAGCTCCAAATGA